The following proteins are co-located in the Diaphorobacter sp. HDW4B genome:
- a CDS encoding midcut-by-XrtH protein, producing MSAVHAQTITTVPASPEQTGIAAVPVDGIWMLVALMLALAFMGVWLIRRDTAPRALKTVLGLMVAAGLVTVGGYNPSVSAQQLLSLLSFTQSGGETLNVPILRTPSTGLPVDFTPVQFTNTTQTKLKISSITPPASAAVCFPAGVPASLPSTPLPSGATPCTGNLELAHGTSCVVNVASMCAQLASTISVSPSQATFNVHGTTTLTVTTNANSPQAALHPALLVPSGSHISVLSSTCGPSLAPGASCSLTLTASAAEGPTTLTVAGSNSNAAQVVLTAQALPTISVSPSALTFMQTQTGSVTVTVDSAATVSAENVVPVIPLGSQLAVQSSTCGASVAPGASCVITFTNPSIEGPTNVQMAGSNTNSVTLAVTTQAIPPTVINVSPSSLNFVMNQSASVTVTVDPAAPMSAQNIAAIVPLGSNISVQSMTCGASLAPGASCSITFTSSVMEGPTSVNVAGSNTSVASVAVTVTPDMPTLTSTTRAMCNSTDAGARFIKLTGTQLATASSVMLGAVPSPSITIVSDTEILAALPSGWSGGAQAITVTTNAGTSAPLTKTFDAPAVAQFCAGDTTPESFGVFNIFGTSQTNSVTGLCLLCGVVNPNNPISHNITTDYSQFAITVGLLGVSVQQALIGPAPVPASPNVRRAGVIVSDDTSDGLTAQDAVLIDLSLYDGSDLAASPTASQLTLLSMPELTSGQTQKMLVFDVPANVAFDRILVTLTSINVGGIQGLRVYGAVIEQGVN from the coding sequence GTGAGTGCAGTGCATGCCCAGACCATCACCACCGTTCCCGCGTCCCCGGAACAGACAGGGATAGCCGCTGTACCAGTGGACGGCATCTGGATGCTGGTGGCGCTGATGCTGGCACTGGCCTTCATGGGCGTCTGGCTGATTCGACGCGACACGGCCCCCCGTGCCTTGAAGACCGTCTTGGGTTTGATGGTGGCGGCGGGCTTGGTCACCGTTGGTGGCTACAACCCTTCCGTGAGCGCTCAGCAATTGCTGTCCTTGCTCAGCTTCACCCAATCAGGTGGCGAAACGCTGAACGTCCCCATTCTTCGTACGCCTTCAACGGGGCTGCCCGTCGATTTCACGCCAGTTCAATTCACCAACACAACGCAGACCAAGCTCAAGATTTCTTCGATCACGCCGCCTGCCAGTGCCGCCGTGTGCTTTCCAGCCGGTGTTCCTGCCAGCTTGCCCAGCACGCCGTTGCCTTCGGGTGCAACCCCTTGCACGGGGAATCTTGAATTGGCCCATGGCACCAGTTGCGTAGTGAACGTGGCCAGCATGTGTGCACAACTGGCGTCCACCATCAGCGTGTCTCCATCGCAGGCGACTTTCAATGTCCATGGCACAACGACATTGACCGTCACCACCAACGCCAATTCGCCACAGGCCGCTCTCCATCCAGCACTGCTTGTTCCTTCGGGCAGTCACATCTCCGTGCTGAGCAGCACCTGCGGCCCATCGCTGGCCCCCGGTGCATCGTGCAGCCTGACATTGACAGCCTCTGCCGCAGAAGGGCCCACTACTTTGACGGTGGCTGGCTCCAATTCCAACGCGGCTCAGGTGGTGTTGACTGCGCAAGCCCTGCCGACGATCAGTGTGTCACCCAGCGCATTGACGTTCATGCAGACTCAAACCGGCAGCGTGACGGTCACCGTGGATTCAGCCGCTACCGTTTCGGCCGAAAATGTGGTGCCCGTCATTCCATTGGGCAGCCAACTGGCCGTTCAAAGCAGCACCTGTGGAGCTTCGGTGGCTCCGGGTGCTTCATGCGTCATCACGTTCACCAACCCAAGCATCGAGGGGCCCACCAACGTGCAGATGGCAGGTTCGAATACCAACTCGGTGACATTGGCGGTGACGACGCAGGCGATCCCACCCACGGTGATCAATGTTTCACCCTCTAGCCTGAACTTCGTCATGAACCAATCCGCAAGCGTGACGGTGACGGTCGATCCGGCAGCGCCCATGTCTGCGCAGAACATCGCCGCCATTGTTCCTTTGGGCAGCAACATCTCTGTTCAAAGCATGACCTGCGGCGCGTCGCTCGCGCCCGGCGCGAGTTGCTCGATCACCTTCACCAGTTCGGTGATGGAGGGGCCAACCAGCGTGAATGTGGCGGGCTCCAATACCTCCGTGGCAAGTGTTGCGGTCACAGTCACACCGGACATGCCCACGTTGACTTCCACCACCCGGGCCATGTGCAACAGCACCGACGCCGGTGCAAGGTTCATCAAGCTCACGGGCACTCAGTTGGCGACAGCCTCCAGTGTCATGCTGGGAGCGGTGCCATCACCTTCGATCACCATCGTGAGTGACACAGAAATCCTTGCGGCTTTGCCGTCTGGCTGGAGTGGCGGAGCTCAAGCCATCACGGTGACGACCAACGCAGGCACTTCGGCTCCGCTGACCAAGACTTTCGACGCGCCAGCCGTTGCCCAATTCTGTGCGGGTGACACGACCCCCGAGAGCTTTGGGGTGTTCAACATCTTCGGGACTTCGCAGACCAACTCGGTTACCGGCTTATGCCTGTTGTGTGGAGTCGTCAATCCAAACAATCCGATTTCGCACAACATTACGACCGACTATTCGCAATTCGCCATCACGGTGGGCTTGCTCGGCGTGTCCGTTCAGCAGGCATTGATCGGCCCGGCGCCAGTGCCTGCGTCGCCCAACGTGCGGCGGGCCGGGGTGATTGTGAGTGACGACACCTCGGATGGACTGACTGCGCAAGACGCAGTGCTGATTGACTTGAGTCTTTACGATGGATCCGACCTTGCTGCATCCCCCACTGCGAGCCAACTGACGCTATTGAGCATGCCGGAACTGACTTCGGGTCAGACACAGAAAATGCTGGTGTTCGACGTACCCGCCAATGTGGCATTCGATCGAATCCTCGTGACCTTAACATCCATCAATGTGGGCGGCATTCAGGGGCTTCGAGTCTATGGAGCGGTGATCGAGCAAGGGGTGAATTGA
- a CDS encoding glutathione S-transferase — MPTSLPILYSFRRCPYAIRARLALAYAGFSCELREIKLRDKPQAMLEVSPKGTVPVLVLPDGRVIEQSLEVMLHALQAPDARDADGWLQPTEGTLEQMLALIERNDQFFKPALDRSKYPDRYSAEQVAEATRVADEWLGSLDQRLADTGYLFGLNPSLADMALRPFVRQFAAIDKDKWTAKPWPHLQAWLQRFLDSALFAEVMETYPVWIPGTTGPVAFEGKQPATSAE; from the coding sequence ATGCCTACCAGCCTTCCCATCCTCTACTCCTTCCGCCGCTGCCCCTACGCCATCCGCGCGCGTCTTGCGCTGGCCTATGCGGGCTTCTCCTGCGAGCTTCGCGAGATCAAACTGCGTGACAAGCCGCAGGCCATGCTGGAGGTGTCGCCCAAGGGCACGGTGCCGGTGCTCGTGTTGCCGGATGGACGGGTGATCGAGCAGAGTCTGGAAGTGATGCTGCATGCCCTGCAAGCTCCCGACGCGCGCGATGCGGATGGCTGGTTGCAACCGACCGAGGGAACGCTGGAGCAGATGCTGGCGCTCATCGAGCGCAATGACCAGTTCTTCAAACCGGCGCTGGATCGCAGCAAGTACCCGGATCGCTACAGCGCGGAGCAAGTCGCAGAGGCCACTCGGGTGGCCGATGAATGGCTGGGGTCGCTCGATCAGCGATTGGCGGACACGGGCTATCTGTTTGGCCTCAACCCCAGCTTGGCCGACATGGCACTGCGTCCGTTCGTGCGGCAGTTTGCGGCCATCGACAAGGACAAGTGGACAGCGAAACCTTGGCCGCATCTGCAGGCATGGCTGCAGCGGTTTCTGGATTCGGCATTGTTTGCCGAAGTGATGGAAACCTACCCGGTCTGGATTCCCGGAACCACCGGGCCGGTCGCGTTTGAAGGCAAGCAGCCCGCGACCAGCGCCGAGTAA
- the bla gene encoding class A beta-lactamase → MQRRHLLTTGLMGTATLATLALAGCGSVKSLVGMGGEEKATTTTTPKGDHFQQRLQALEARSGGRLGLSVQVLGGQTSLGYREDEAFPMCSTFKLLLAARILHLSQLGEFPLEQALLYEKKDLVAYSPATEKHADAEGMTIRALCEAAVVLSDNTAANLLLGLQGGPAGLTRWLRTTVGDMRTRLDRTETDLNTAIAGDPRDTTTPRAMGRAALALLTDKKGLLSPESQKQLRDWLLASRTGDKRLRAGMPSDWKVGGKTGSGDNGTANEVSIVWSAQGMAPMMVSAYLTGAVKVESDGRDAILAEVGKIAADWYKASKR, encoded by the coding sequence ATGCAAAGACGCCATCTGCTCACCACCGGCCTGATGGGCACGGCCACCTTGGCCACGCTGGCTCTGGCGGGTTGCGGCTCGGTGAAGAGTTTGGTGGGCATGGGCGGCGAAGAAAAAGCCACCACCACCACCACGCCCAAGGGCGACCACTTTCAACAACGCCTTCAGGCGCTCGAAGCACGCAGCGGCGGTCGTCTGGGCCTGTCGGTGCAGGTGCTGGGCGGGCAGACTTCGCTGGGTTATCGCGAGGATGAAGCCTTCCCCATGTGCAGCACCTTCAAGCTGCTGCTGGCCGCGCGCATTCTGCATCTGTCGCAACTGGGCGAGTTTCCGCTGGAGCAGGCGCTGCTCTACGAAAAGAAGGACCTGGTCGCTTATTCGCCCGCCACCGAAAAACATGCAGACGCCGAAGGCATGACGATTCGCGCGCTGTGCGAGGCCGCCGTGGTGCTGAGCGACAACACCGCCGCCAATCTGCTGCTTGGATTGCAGGGCGGCCCGGCGGGCCTCACGCGCTGGCTGCGCACCACGGTGGGCGACATGCGCACGCGTCTGGATCGTACCGAGACCGATCTGAACACCGCCATCGCCGGAGACCCGCGCGACACCACCACGCCGCGCGCCATGGGCCGGGCGGCGCTTGCGCTGCTCACCGACAAGAAGGGCTTGCTCAGTCCGGAAAGCCAAAAGCAGTTGCGCGACTGGCTGCTGGCCAGCCGCACGGGCGACAAGCGACTGCGCGCAGGCATGCCCAGCGATTGGAAAGTGGGCGGCAAGACCGGCTCGGGCGACAACGGCACGGCCAACGAAGTCAGCATCGTCTGGAGCGCACAGGGCATGGCGCCGATGATGGTGAGCGCTTATCTCACCGGCGCGGTGAAGGTCGAATCCGATGGCCGCGATGCGATTCTTGCGGAAGTCGGCAAGATCGCCGCCGATTGGTACAAGGCCAGCAAGCGCTGA
- a CDS encoding disulfide bond formation protein B: MVFNWISRAPRQILGLICLACIAMLGFGMYLQHVVGLEPCPMCIVQRYALIGVAVFTGIAALRGSAGWWKTFSFLALLMAGFGAFVAARQSWLQWYPPEFATCGRDFYGMIENYPISRSLPMIFRGSGDCTAIDWTFLGGSIANWSFVCFVIFAIVLLVALVRGGRR, encoded by the coding sequence GTGGTTTTCAACTGGATTTCCCGGGCTCCGCGCCAGATTCTCGGGCTCATCTGCCTGGCCTGCATTGCCATGCTGGGCTTTGGCATGTATCTGCAGCATGTGGTGGGCCTCGAGCCTTGCCCCATGTGCATCGTGCAGCGTTATGCGCTGATCGGCGTGGCGGTGTTCACCGGCATCGCGGCGCTGCGCGGCAGTGCGGGCTGGTGGAAGACCTTCAGCTTCCTCGCGCTGCTGATGGCCGGTTTTGGTGCCTTCGTGGCCGCTCGCCAAAGCTGGCTGCAGTGGTATCCGCCCGAGTTCGCCACCTGCGGTCGCGACTTCTACGGCATGATCGAGAACTACCCCATCAGCCGTTCGCTGCCCATGATCTTCCGTGGCTCGGGCGACTGCACGGCCATCGACTGGACCTTCCTCGGCGGATCAATCGCCAACTGGTCTTTCGTTTGCTTCGTGATCTTCGCCATCGTGCTTCTCGTTGCACTGGTGCGCGGCGGCCGCCGTTAA
- a CDS encoding sulfate/molybdate ABC transporter ATP-binding protein gives MSIEIRNVSKQFGDFQALRDVNLDIKSGELIALLGPSGCGKTTLLRIIAGLETADVGTIHFSGEDTTDVHVRERNVGFVFQHYALFRHMTVFENVAFGLRVKPRKERPSEAQIREKVMSLLKLVQLDWIADRYPSQLSGGQRQRIALARALAVEPKVLLLDEPFGALDAKVRKELRRWLRRLHDELHVTSIFVTHDQEEALEVADRVVVINKGKIEQEGTPQQVWDNPASPFVYGFLGDVNLFKGRASDGRVYLDDGMQLDSTEAQGAHEAKAFAFVRPHDLDVERYSPGQALDAQGRPRGIVVQLSRAIVVGPIARLELIPESDNQSADNTATESLIEAQIPAQQFRDQGLREGELLVVTPRHAKVFLDQAAGI, from the coding sequence ATGAGCATCGAAATCCGTAATGTGAGCAAGCAGTTCGGCGACTTCCAAGCCCTGCGTGACGTGAATCTCGACATCAAATCCGGCGAACTCATCGCCTTGCTCGGCCCCTCGGGCTGCGGCAAGACCACGCTGCTGCGCATCATTGCCGGTCTGGAAACGGCCGATGTCGGCACCATCCATTTCAGCGGCGAAGACACGACCGACGTGCATGTGCGCGAGCGCAACGTGGGCTTCGTGTTCCAGCACTACGCGCTGTTCCGTCACATGACGGTGTTCGAGAACGTGGCTTTCGGCCTGCGTGTGAAACCGCGCAAGGAGCGTCCGAGCGAAGCGCAGATCCGCGAGAAGGTGATGAGCCTGCTCAAGCTCGTGCAGCTCGACTGGATCGCTGATCGTTACCCGTCGCAGCTTTCCGGCGGTCAGCGTCAGCGTATTGCTCTCGCCCGTGCGCTGGCCGTGGAGCCCAAGGTGCTGCTGCTCGACGAGCCGTTCGGCGCGCTGGACGCCAAGGTGCGCAAGGAACTGCGCCGCTGGTTGCGCCGTCTGCATGACGAGCTGCATGTCACCTCGATCTTCGTGACGCACGATCAGGAAGAAGCGCTGGAAGTGGCCGACCGCGTGGTCGTCATCAACAAGGGCAAGATCGAGCAGGAAGGCACGCCGCAGCAGGTCTGGGACAACCCGGCCAGCCCGTTCGTCTACGGTTTCCTTGGCGACGTGAACCTGTTCAAGGGCCGCGCGAGCGATGGCCGCGTCTATCTGGACGACGGCATGCAGCTCGACAGCACTGAAGCCCAGGGCGCGCACGAGGCCAAGGCGTTCGCCTTCGTGCGTCCGCACGACCTCGACGTGGAGCGCTATTCGCCCGGTCAGGCGCTGGATGCGCAGGGCCGTCCGCGCGGCATCGTGGTCCAGCTCTCGCGTGCGATTGTGGTCGGCCCCATCGCGCGGCTGGAACTTATTCCCGAATCCGATAACCAATCGGCGGACAATACAGCCACGGAGTCGCTCATCGAAGCACAGATTCCGGCGCAGCAGTTTCGTGACCAGGGACTGCGCGAGGGCGAGCTGCTGGTGGTGACACCGCGCCACGCCAAGGTTTTCCTGGACCAAGCTGCCGGTATCTGA
- the cysW gene encoding sulfate ABC transporter permease subunit CysW: MSGAAVNNSRTVRRAKAGTTEAPWVKWTLIGIALVFLLLFLVLPLAAVFTEALRKGFEAYWAGLREPDAWSAIKLTLLTAAIAVPLNLVFGVAAAWAIAKFDFKGKAFLITLIDLPFSISPVVAGLMYMLVFGAQGWFGPWLSEHDIKIVFAVPGIVLATVFVTFPFIARELIPLMQAQGNDEEQAAVVLGATGWQTFWYVTLPNIKWGLLYGVILCNARAMGEFGAVSVVSGHIRGQTNTIPLHVEILYNEYQSVAAFAAASLLALLALVTLAIKTFAEWKAEKQLKAAADMPPERPATN, encoded by the coding sequence ATGAGTGGCGCCGCAGTCAACAATTCCCGTACCGTGCGCCGCGCCAAGGCGGGCACGACCGAAGCGCCTTGGGTCAAGTGGACGCTGATCGGCATTGCGCTGGTCTTTCTGCTGCTGTTCCTGGTGCTGCCGCTGGCGGCCGTGTTCACCGAAGCGCTGCGCAAGGGCTTTGAAGCCTACTGGGCTGGTCTGCGCGAGCCCGATGCGTGGTCCGCCATCAAGCTGACCCTGCTGACCGCCGCGATTGCCGTTCCGTTGAACCTGGTGTTCGGCGTGGCGGCGGCCTGGGCGATCGCCAAGTTCGACTTCAAGGGCAAGGCGTTTCTGATCACGCTGATCGATCTGCCGTTCTCCATCTCGCCGGTCGTGGCCGGTCTGATGTACATGCTGGTGTTCGGCGCGCAGGGCTGGTTCGGGCCATGGCTGTCGGAGCACGACATCAAGATCGTCTTCGCCGTGCCGGGCATTGTGCTGGCGACCGTGTTCGTGACCTTTCCGTTCATCGCGCGTGAATTGATCCCGCTGATGCAGGCGCAGGGCAACGACGAGGAACAAGCCGCGGTCGTGCTGGGTGCGACCGGCTGGCAGACCTTCTGGTATGTGACGCTTCCCAACATCAAATGGGGCCTGCTGTACGGCGTGATTCTGTGCAATGCGCGGGCCATGGGCGAGTTCGGCGCGGTGTCGGTGGTGTCGGGCCATATCCGTGGTCAGACCAACACGATTCCGCTGCACGTCGAAATTCTCTACAACGAGTACCAGTCGGTGGCTGCGTTCGCTGCCGCATCGCTGCTGGCCCTGCTGGCGTTGGTGACGCTGGCGATCAAGACGTTTGCCGAGTGGAAGGCCGAAAAGCAGCTCAAGGCTGCGGCCGACATGCCACCGGAGCGTCCGGCCACGAATTGA
- the cysT gene encoding sulfate ABC transporter permease subunit CysT: MTAAALNASSGDSSARRAPKRVLPGFGLTLGYTLFYLSIIVLIPLSALLFKTFTLTWPQFWEAVTAPRVLASYKLTFGASFFAACVNLVFGLLVAWVLVRYQFPGKKIVDALVDLPFALPTAVAGISLTALLAGNGWVGQYLEPYGIQLAFNPKGVVIALIFIGLPFVVRTVQPVLEDSEKELEEAATSLGATRWQIFYKVILPGITPALLTGFAMAFARAIGEYGSVIFIAGNMPMVSEITPLIIIGKLEQYDYAGATAVAVVMLFFSFIMLLVINALQAWQRKRQGAPL; this comes from the coding sequence ATGACTGCTGCGGCGCTGAATGCATCGTCCGGGGACAGCTCTGCCCGGCGCGCGCCCAAGCGTGTGTTGCCCGGGTTCGGGCTCACGCTGGGGTATACGCTTTTCTATCTGAGCATCATCGTGCTGATTCCGTTGTCGGCACTGTTGTTCAAAACCTTCACGCTGACTTGGCCCCAGTTCTGGGAGGCGGTGACGGCTCCGCGCGTGCTGGCTTCGTACAAGCTCACGTTTGGCGCGTCGTTCTTCGCGGCCTGCGTGAATCTGGTGTTCGGTCTGCTGGTGGCCTGGGTGTTGGTGCGTTATCAGTTCCCCGGCAAGAAGATCGTGGATGCGCTGGTTGATCTGCCATTCGCGCTGCCGACCGCCGTGGCGGGCATTTCGCTGACGGCGCTGCTCGCGGGCAACGGCTGGGTGGGGCAGTATCTGGAGCCCTATGGCATTCAGCTCGCGTTCAACCCGAAAGGCGTGGTGATCGCGCTGATCTTCATCGGCCTGCCGTTCGTGGTGCGCACGGTGCAGCCGGTGCTTGAAGATTCCGAAAAGGAACTCGAAGAAGCCGCAACCAGCTTGGGTGCCACCCGCTGGCAGATTTTCTACAAGGTGATTCTGCCGGGCATCACGCCCGCGCTGCTCACCGGTTTTGCGATGGCGTTTGCACGTGCCATCGGTGAGTACGGCTCGGTCATCTTCATCGCGGGCAACATGCCCATGGTGTCTGAAATCACGCCGCTCATCATCATCGGCAAGCTGGAGCAGTACGACTACGCTGGTGCCACCGCCGTGGCCGTGGTGATGCTGTTCTTCTCGTTCATCATGCTGCTCGTCATCAACGCGCTGCAGGCATGGCAGCGCAAGCGCCAAGGAGCACCGCTATGA